From Erigeron canadensis isolate Cc75 chromosome 8, C_canadensis_v1, whole genome shotgun sequence, one genomic window encodes:
- the LOC122610805 gene encoding uncharacterized protein LOC122610805, whose protein sequence is MAFGNLDNSSDSPDESNDSFMEFFLNALHFLEDTASSSAPQTRRYTDRRREIGLATLLNDWFVQEPKYEDDYFRKKFRMDKTMFLDIVRDIEANSPYFQESYDARKRKSFTVIQKCTSAVRQLATGNEPDEYDEYLCMAARTARETLDYFCDAIIRLYSREYLHRPTSHDVARIFEAHELRHHTPGMLGSIDCTHVEWLACPRGLRGQYTKGDHNGPTIMLEITASQDLWIWHAFFGVPGSNNDINVLNQSDLYVIARNGTAPDSSFRVNGRDYKRGYYLSDGI, encoded by the coding sequence ATGGCTTTCGGTAATTTGGATAATTCGAGCGACTCTCCCGACGAATCAAACGATAGCTTTATGGAATTCTTTCTTAACGCATTACACTTTCTTGAAGATACGGCAAGTTCTAGTGCTCCTCAAACTCGACGGTATACAGACCGGCGTCGGGAAATTGGTCTTGCCACTCTTTTGAACGATTGGTTCGTTCAAGAACCAAAATACGAAGACGATTACTTTCGAAAGAAGTTTCGAATGGACAAGACCATGTTTTTAGATATCGTGCGCGACATTGAAGCAAACTCCCCGTATTTCCAAGAAAGTTACGatgcaagaaaaagaaaaagttttacaGTGATACAGAAATGCACATCCGCCGTTAGGCAACTCGCGACGGGTAACGAACCTGACGAGTATGACGAGTACTTGTGCATGGCAGCCAGAACCGCACGTGAGACCCTTGATTATTTTTGTGACGCCATCATTCGGTTGTATAGCCGAGAGTACCTACACAGGCCGACGTCACATGACGTTGCACGCATCTTCGAGGCCCACGAGCTTCGACATCATACGCCCgggatgcttggtagcatcgatTGCACACATGTCGAGTGGTTGGCATGTCCTAGAGGTTTGAGAGGGCAATACACGAAGGGTGACCACAACGGTCCAACTATTATGCTTGAAATCACCGCGTCACaagatttgtggatttggcatgcttttttCGGAGTCCCGGggtcgaacaacgacatcaacgtgttGAACCAATCCGATTTGTATGTCATAGCGCGTAACGGAACGGCTCCGGACTCTTCATTCCGCGTGAATGGCCGAGATTATAAACGTGGCTACTATCTTAGTGATGGGATCTAA
- the LOC122580290 gene encoding zinc finger protein CONSTANS-LIKE 6, with protein MVSSSADKKLANIVGGKTARACDNCIRKRARWYCAADDAFLCQSCDGSVHSANPLARRHERVRLKVASLKLSSLDKPDHEPPPWHHGFTKKPRTPRGGKHASVVNNKQQTQKSEESSMMSFINPLHLVPEIGSDEAACNLTSEDEQLLYQVPVFDPFAAELCHSGNSNTEVAASPPPPAKQTPEGPTTDDDTNNNHAGGKVTFDLNSLNGLILPSDMELAEFAADVESLLGKGLDEESFAMEGLGLLDNDHHHHEKVKVELQDHDNNDQREMMREPFQLSFDYDSPLWDDKVAMQSGYHHHGNNNNYTVKQDEDDDQHIVDIDIDKFDDDDEKNKNKRILLKLDYDGIIAAWDEERSPWTTGDRPDLDPDDCWPDCMGGCGMMHQHHQYPYGEMGMMTGNPAMLDGGREARVSRYREKRRTRLFSKKIRYEVRKLNAEKRPRMKGRFVKRASSSISVVSFA; from the exons ATGGTCTCATCATCAGCTGATAAAAAACTGGCCAACATTGTAGGAGGAAAAACGGCGAGGGCTTGTGATAATTGTATAAGAAAGCGTGCTCGGTGGTATTGTGCCGCCGATGACGCTTTCTTGTGTCAATCTTGTGATGGTTCAGTTCATTCGGCGAACCCTTTGGCTCGCCGACATGAAAGGGTTCGTCTAAAAGTAGCTTCTTTGAAGCTATCATCTTTAGACAAACCTGATCATGAACCACCTCCGTGGCATCACGGTTTCACAAAGAAACCAAGGACCCCACGGGGTGGTAAGCATGCGTCTGTAGTTAATAATAAACAGCAGACGCAAAAATCGGAAGAAAGTAGCATGATGAGCTTCATTAATCCGCTTCATTTAGTCCCGGAGATTGGTAGCGATGAAGCCGCGTGCAACTTAACTTCCGAAGATGAGCAACTTCTATACCAAGTCCCGGTATTCGATCCTTTTGCAGCTGAGCTTTGTCATTCGGGGAACTCGAATACTGAGGTGGCGGCGTCTCCTCCTCCTCCTGCTAAACAAACTCCAGAGGGCCCCACAACTGATGATGATACAAATAATAATCATGCTGGGGGGAAAGTAACGTTCGATTTGAATAGTTTGAACGGTTTAATACTTCCATCTGACATGGAACTAGCCGAGTTCGCGGCGGATGTGGAGAGTTTGTTAGGAAAAGGACTCGATGAAGAATCTTTCGCGATGGAAGGGTTAGGGTTATTAGATAATGACCATCATCATCATGAAAAAGTGAAAGTTGAACTACAAGACCATGATAATAATGATCAGAGGGAGATGATGAGAGAGCCTTTTCAGTTGAGTTTCGATTACGATTCGCCTTTATGGGACGACAAGGTGGCGATGCAAAGTGGTTATCATCATCATgggaataataataattatacagtgaaacaagatgaagatgatgatcaaCATATCGTTGATATAGATATTGACAagtttgatgatgatgacgaaaAGAATAAGAATAAACGAATATTGTTGAAGTTAGATTATGATGGAATCATTGCTGCTTGGGATGAAGAAAGATCTCCATGGACCACCGGTGACCGGCCGGATTTGGATCCTGATGATTGTTGGCCTGATTGCATG GGCGGGTGTGGAATGATGCATCAGCATCATCAATATCCATATGGAGAAATGGGGATGATGACCGGGAATCCGGCAATGTTAGATGGAGGGCGAGAGGCGAGGGTGTCAAGGTACAGAGAAAAGAGGCGAACAAGGCTGTTTTCGAAGAAAATCAGGTATGAGGTACGGAAACTAAACGCGGAGAAGAGGCCTAGAATGAAGGGGAGATTTGTAAAACGGGCGTCTTCTTCAATCAGTGTCGTTTCCTTTGCTTAA